One window of Stigmatopora nigra isolate UIUO_SnigA chromosome 14, RoL_Snig_1.1, whole genome shotgun sequence genomic DNA carries:
- the LOC144207875 gene encoding solute carrier family 25 member 53-like: MTQNEDALMDSKARFQSYLHGGTSTLFSTLIVFPVYKTVFRQQIHNIQVHRAVKQLHKEGFGKLYRGVTPPLLMRTLNGTLLFGLQDTFVRLLSRPTSSAIPASLLPAVAGLGVGMVEAVVFTPFERVQNVLQSGHNDRRLPTLKSVLLRLKAQRFGSGYYRAFLPIAARNALGSSLYFGLKGPLSAAVAGHGISPVASSFFSGTMTSMAVSLTLYPLSVLVANMQVEVQTEVKGVMACWRMLWKSRQRSVLLLYRGGALVILRSCITWGITTAIYDRQQKHSS; encoded by the coding sequence ATGACACAAAATGAAGATGCCCTGATGGACTCAAAGGCACGTTTCCAAAGCTACCTCCATGGTGGGACCTCAACCTTGTTCTCCACCCTGATTGTATTCCCGGTCTACAAGACTGTTTTCCGTCAACAAATCCACAATATCCAGGTTCACAGGGCCGTAAAGCAGCTCCACAAAGAAGGTTTTGGTAAGCTCTACAGGGGGGTTACGCCCCCATTACTCATGAGGACGCTCAATGGAACACTCCTCTTTGGACTCCAAGATACCTTCGTTCGCCTGTTGTCCCGACCAACCTCGAGTGCCATACCCGCCTCTTTGCTTCCCGCGGTGGCGGGTCTCGGCGTAGGAATGGTCGAGGCGGTTGTGTTTACCCCGTTTGAGCGTGTCCAGAACGTGTTGCAGAGTGGGCACAACGACCGCCGTTTACCAACACTGAAGAGTGTTCTTCTAAGGTTGAAGGCTCAAAGGTTTGGTTCCGGTTACTACCGGGCCTTCCTGCCCATTGCGGCTCGTAACGCTTTAGGTAGCTCTCtttattttggtttgaaggGGCCCTTGAGTGCCGCCGTAGCCGGGCATGGGATATCTCCTGTTgcatcttcctttttttctggaacAATGACTTCAATGGCCGTCAGCTTGACCCTGTACCCTCTGTCTGTGCTGGTAGCAAATATGCAGGTGGAAGTTCAGACTGAAGTGAAAGGGGTGATGGCTTGCTGGAGGATGCTGTGGAAATCCCGGCAGAGGAGTGTTCTATTACTCTACCGGGGTGGTGCTTTGGTTATTCTCCGATCGTGTATCACTTGGGGAATCACCACAGCTATCTATGATAGGCAGCAAAAACACTCATCTTGA
- the tmsb1 gene encoding thymosin beta 1, with protein sequence MGDNPVKQEVKNFNVKTLRKIETEEKNILPTQSEIQAEKKMVNEEPCRKEVEDFDVKKLRRTTTEEKNTLPTSVDIETEKTIIKGETCRKEVADFDVKKLRKTTTEEKNKLPTPKDIQDEKKMMKGGRK encoded by the exons ATGGGCGACAATCCAGTAAAACAGGAAGTCAAGAACTTTAACGTGAAGACACTGAGGAAGATAGAAACAGAGGAGAAGAATATACTTCCTACTCAGTCGG aaatcCAAGCAGAAAAGAAAATGGTGAACGAAGAAC ctTGCCGGAAGGAAGTAGAGGACTTTGATGTGAAAAAGCTGCGGAGGACAACAACGGAGGAGAAGAACACACTTCCAACTTCAGTGG acattgaGACTGAAAAGACAATAATAAAAGGAGAAA CTTGCCGGAAGGAAGTTGCAGATTTTGATGTGAAAAAGCTGCGAAAGACAACAACAGAAGAGAAGAACAAACTTCCGACTCCAAAGG atattcaggatgaaaagaaaatgatgaagGGTGGACGTAAATGA
- the LOC144207873 gene encoding SLAIN motif-containing protein-like isoform X2 has protein sequence MVVPESTGLVPQPDNGSPPGLEGSILGCKEEMEGAQGGVELEEVRKLQELVHRLEVQNETLRNRGGKNIINRGASSESNHTLAVGINDRLNCSAASTDFDLSPPLENFTGSIRPEEDEDEDVAEDMGPRAGFLTLTCSGGSRQGQSQTPDSPSQESYESETLAESDSGVEQSALDEVDILDLEDECAELEDEDSWLYVSPKKQVSDAVPESPLKWCRQVLDQRSPETEKACRTLMSRLDQTSRWRNMYSSPSAEAGSAGSGLISPGYHKSTNKSLLTCGSSGVCGVPSTMSSQSSIDSELSTSDDSISMGYKLQDLTDVQIMARLQEESLRQDYASSSASASRRSSTTSLQSLRRGGTYSDQEFDNYSLEDEEDEFSPVPQQRHRFTPSPLGSPRCLSPSTSNHGQEHSSRLCAPRARTPRRSLQGPSAELLKFAKSEELRHSMPNLAPRTSLRSLEAVRNSRSMEANLQSSGNRMSHLTPSPSSGMAASRLRSNGQSPLSLRAPVKAVNPVGSIGSRQPSRGLPVIQSPAVSGGRRVQPAASSNGGSYIPGRASAGVGRTAVSRGQSVPTRSKLSQPTRRSLGMVKTSEESWKDGCY, from the exons ATGGTGGTTCCAGAAAGTACAGGCCTGGTCCCCCAACCAGATAATGGCAGTCCCCCTGGCCTGGAAGGCTCCATCCTGGGGTGCAAGGAAGAGATGGAAGGCGCTCAAGGGGGTGTAGAATTGGAGGAGGTCCGAAAATTGCAGGAACTTGTTCATAGACTGGAAGTACAGAATGAGACGCTGCGTAACAGGGGCGGCAAAAACATCATCAACCGAGGAGCCAGCAGCGAGAGCAACCACACATTGGCTGTCGGTATCAATGACCGGCTTAACTGTTCAGCCGCCAGCACAGACTTTGACCTGTCACCCCCACTGGAAAACTTCACTGGGTCCATCAGACCcgaggaagatgaggatgaagatgtgGCTGAGGATATGGGCCCACGCGCTGGCTTCCTCACTCTGACCTGTAGCGGAGGGTCAAGACAAGGTCAAAGCCAAACGCCAGATAGTCCATCGCAAGAGAGCTATGAGTCGGAGACACTTGCAGAAAGCGATTCGGGAGTAGAGCAATCGGCTCTTGATGAGGTGGACATTCTTGATTTGGAAGATGAGTGTGCTGAATTGGAAGATGAGGACAGCTG GTTATACGTGTCGCCTAAAAAACAAGTATCTGATGCAGTCCCCGAGTCGCCTCTGAAGTGGTGTCGGCAGGTTTTGGACCAACGCAGCCCAGAAACGGAGAAGGCATGTCGGACCCTCATGAGTCGCTTGGACCAGA CATCCCGGTGGAGGAACATGTACAGCAGCCCATCAGCAGAGGCAGGCTCAGCAGGCTCGGGCCTGATCTCTCCTGGGTACCACAAATCAACTAACAAATCTCTACTAACCTGTGGCAGCTCAG GAGTCTGTGGTGTGCCATCAACCATGAGTTCTCAGTCTTCTATAGATAGTGAGCTCAGTACATCAGATGACTCAATCTCTATGGGTTATAAACTGCAGGATCTAACTGATGTCCAGATTATGGCTCGTTTACAAGAAGAGA GTCTGCGGCAAGATTACGCTTCTAGTTCAGCGTCTGCTTCACGTAGAAGTTCGACAACGTCCCTTCAGTCCCTTCGCCGGGGCGGTACATACAGCGACCAGGAATTTGACAACTATAGCctggaagatgaagaagatgaaTTCAGCCCTGTCCCTCAGCAACGCCATCGCTTCACTCCCTCTCCTTTAGGCTCACCTCGATGTTTGTCGCCCTCCACGTCCAATCATGGACAAGAGCACAGTAGCAGACTGTGTGCTCCTCGTGCAAGAACACCCAGACGTTCTTTACAAGGGCCTAGTGCGGAGCTTCTCAAATTTGCCAAGAGCGAGG AGTTGAGGCACAGCATGCCTAATCTGGCCCCTCGCACCAGCCTGCGTTCCCTGGAGGCAGTCAGAAACAGCCGTAGCATGGAGGCTAACCTCCAGAGCTCTGGCAATCGCATGTCCCACTTGACTCCCTCCCCATCCTCAG gtATGGCTGCTAGTCGGCTGCGAAGCAATGGCCAATCTCCTCTTTCTCTGCGGGCTCCAGTGAAAGCCGTCAACCCCGTGGGCTCTATAGGATCTCGTCAGCCGTCCAGAGGACTGCCTGTTATCCAATCACCCGCTGTTTCAGGGGGTCGTCGGGTCCAGCCTGCTGCATCTTCTAATGGCGGATCCTATATACCAGGAAGAGCCTCAGCTGGTGTGGGGCGAACTGCAGTGAGCCGAGGACAGTCCGTACCTACTAGAAGTAAACTGTCGCAACCAACCAGAAG GTCGTTGGGCATGGTTAAAACTTCCGAAGAATCCTGGAAAGATGGCTGCTACTGA
- the LOC144207873 gene encoding SLAIN motif-containing protein-like isoform X1, producing the protein MVVPESTGLVPQPDNGSPPGLEGSILGCKEEMEGAQGGVELEEVRKLQELVHRLEVQNETLRNRGGKNIINRGASSESNHTLAVGINDRLNCSAASTDFDLSPPLENFTGSIRPEEDEDEDVAEDMGPRAGFLTLTCSGGSRQGQSQTPDSPSQESYESETLAESDSGVEQSALDEVDILDLEDECAELEDEDSWLYVSPKKQVSDAVPESPLKWCRQVLDQRSPETEKACRTLMSRLDQTSRWRNMYSSPSAEAGSAGSGLISPGYHKSTNKSLLTCGSSGVCGVPSTMSSQSSIDSELSTSDDSISMGYKLQDLTDVQIMARLQEESLRQDYASSSASASRRSSTTSLQSLRRGGTYSDQEFDNYSLEDEEDEFSPVPQQRHRFTPSPLGSPRCLSPSTSNHGQEHSSRLCAPRARTPRRSLQGPSAELLKFAKSEEELRHSMPNLAPRTSLRSLEAVRNSRSMEANLQSSGNRMSHLTPSPSSGMAASRLRSNGQSPLSLRAPVKAVNPVGSIGSRQPSRGLPVIQSPAVSGGRRVQPAASSNGGSYIPGRASAGVGRTAVSRGQSVPTRSKLSQPTRRSLGMVKTSEESWKDGCY; encoded by the exons ATGGTGGTTCCAGAAAGTACAGGCCTGGTCCCCCAACCAGATAATGGCAGTCCCCCTGGCCTGGAAGGCTCCATCCTGGGGTGCAAGGAAGAGATGGAAGGCGCTCAAGGGGGTGTAGAATTGGAGGAGGTCCGAAAATTGCAGGAACTTGTTCATAGACTGGAAGTACAGAATGAGACGCTGCGTAACAGGGGCGGCAAAAACATCATCAACCGAGGAGCCAGCAGCGAGAGCAACCACACATTGGCTGTCGGTATCAATGACCGGCTTAACTGTTCAGCCGCCAGCACAGACTTTGACCTGTCACCCCCACTGGAAAACTTCACTGGGTCCATCAGACCcgaggaagatgaggatgaagatgtgGCTGAGGATATGGGCCCACGCGCTGGCTTCCTCACTCTGACCTGTAGCGGAGGGTCAAGACAAGGTCAAAGCCAAACGCCAGATAGTCCATCGCAAGAGAGCTATGAGTCGGAGACACTTGCAGAAAGCGATTCGGGAGTAGAGCAATCGGCTCTTGATGAGGTGGACATTCTTGATTTGGAAGATGAGTGTGCTGAATTGGAAGATGAGGACAGCTG GTTATACGTGTCGCCTAAAAAACAAGTATCTGATGCAGTCCCCGAGTCGCCTCTGAAGTGGTGTCGGCAGGTTTTGGACCAACGCAGCCCAGAAACGGAGAAGGCATGTCGGACCCTCATGAGTCGCTTGGACCAGA CATCCCGGTGGAGGAACATGTACAGCAGCCCATCAGCAGAGGCAGGCTCAGCAGGCTCGGGCCTGATCTCTCCTGGGTACCACAAATCAACTAACAAATCTCTACTAACCTGTGGCAGCTCAG GAGTCTGTGGTGTGCCATCAACCATGAGTTCTCAGTCTTCTATAGATAGTGAGCTCAGTACATCAGATGACTCAATCTCTATGGGTTATAAACTGCAGGATCTAACTGATGTCCAGATTATGGCTCGTTTACAAGAAGAGA GTCTGCGGCAAGATTACGCTTCTAGTTCAGCGTCTGCTTCACGTAGAAGTTCGACAACGTCCCTTCAGTCCCTTCGCCGGGGCGGTACATACAGCGACCAGGAATTTGACAACTATAGCctggaagatgaagaagatgaaTTCAGCCCTGTCCCTCAGCAACGCCATCGCTTCACTCCCTCTCCTTTAGGCTCACCTCGATGTTTGTCGCCCTCCACGTCCAATCATGGACAAGAGCACAGTAGCAGACTGTGTGCTCCTCGTGCAAGAACACCCAGACGTTCTTTACAAGGGCCTAGTGCGGAGCTTCTCAAATTTGCCAAGAGCGAGG AAGAGTTGAGGCACAGCATGCCTAATCTGGCCCCTCGCACCAGCCTGCGTTCCCTGGAGGCAGTCAGAAACAGCCGTAGCATGGAGGCTAACCTCCAGAGCTCTGGCAATCGCATGTCCCACTTGACTCCCTCCCCATCCTCAG gtATGGCTGCTAGTCGGCTGCGAAGCAATGGCCAATCTCCTCTTTCTCTGCGGGCTCCAGTGAAAGCCGTCAACCCCGTGGGCTCTATAGGATCTCGTCAGCCGTCCAGAGGACTGCCTGTTATCCAATCACCCGCTGTTTCAGGGGGTCGTCGGGTCCAGCCTGCTGCATCTTCTAATGGCGGATCCTATATACCAGGAAGAGCCTCAGCTGGTGTGGGGCGAACTGCAGTGAGCCGAGGACAGTCCGTACCTACTAGAAGTAAACTGTCGCAACCAACCAGAAG GTCGTTGGGCATGGTTAAAACTTCCGAAGAATCCTGGAAAGATGGCTGCTACTGA
- the znf711 gene encoding zinc finger protein 711 has protein sequence MDQGGGVLELHTQELKMPHAMIMQDFVAGMGGLAHIDGDHIVVSVPEGMLLSDVMTDEGILLEHGLEVEGLETQVVEGLDTEVVGSLHGDVDVLDAEVVDGLQTHVVELEAQVVEGLDGDVEVEGLEAHVVEGLETEVDVEDLEAHVVEGLEEEVEVEGLEAEVVEGLEVDVESLQAQDVDGHEMSEEDMVHSEHSVIMPDNILGTEVAIEEALEHHHVLTSDLIQDDNHHDDMSDQVFVAELLSDHQGNTLDHQLVAEGLMVTEANAETIIHQQLPSEAVSLQMDEDDDGRSSSEDYLMISLDEVGEKLDIGDTPLEISTEVMEDKEDKEEDGAEVIKVYIFKAEADDDLGGTEVITEDDYQNGHPDLEAASSGRLGVGRDKMVYMAVKKQPKIEEEEEDDDDESDDDDDDDDTSNTIEQVKNGASTQFLQIREGLAMNRVLKAKAKKKKKGDIRQCQTAVIIGPDGLPLTVYPCHICGKKFRSRGFLKCHMKNHPNHLLKKKYQCTDCDFTTNKKLSFHNHLESHKLLSHNSERSPEYTEYTRRYHESSPLGSDKLIVKDRETKLHHCKYCDYETAEQGLLNRHLLAVHSKNFAHVCVECAKGFRHPSELKKHMRTHTGEKPYHCPHCEFRCADQSNLKTHIKSKHGADLPFKCSHCPQAYADARELQRHIEMVQGHKTHQCPHCDHKSTNSSDLKRHIISVHTKDFPHQCDVCEKGFHRPSELKKHAETHKGSKVHQCRHCNFNAPDTFTLSRHILSLHTKELPFKCKRCRRGFRQPAELKKHMKTHSGRKVYQCQYCEYNSTDASGFKRHVISIHTKDYPHRCDYCTKGFRRPSEKSQHIARHHKDILM, from the exons ATGGACCAAGGAGGTGGTGTGTTGGAGTTACACACACAGGAGTTGAAGATGCCTCATGCTATGATCATGCAAGATTTTG TTGCAGGGATGGGTGGCTTGGCACACATTGACGGGGATCACATTGTGGTGTCCGTGCCCGAAGGCATGCTTCTTTCCGACGTGATGACGGACGAGGGCATCCTCTTGGAACACGGGCTGGAGGTAGAGGGCCTCGAAACTCAAGTGGTCGAAGGTCTGGACACTGAGGTTGTGGGAAGTTTACACGGGGATGTGGACGTACTGGACGCCGAGGTGGTCGACGGGCTGCAGACGCACGTGGTCGAGCTGGAGGCCCAGGTAGTAGAAGGTCTCGATGGAGATGTCGAGGTGGAGGGTCTGGAGGCGCATGTGGTGGAAGGACTGGAAACTGAAGTGGACGTGGAGGACCTGGAAGCTCATGTAGTGGAGGGTCTCGAGGAAGAAGTGGAGGTAGAGGGCTTGGAAGCAGAAGTGGTGGAAGGTCTGGAGGTGGACGTAGAAAGCCTGCAGGCTCAGGACGTAGACGGCCACGAAATGAGCGAAGAAGACATGGTGCATTCAGAGCACAGTGTCATCATGCCGGACAATATCTTAGGAACAGAAGTTGCAATAGAGGAAGCTTTGGAACACCACCACGTGCTCACCTCGGACCTTATCCAGGATGACAACCACCACGATGACATGTCCGACCAGGTGTTTGTAGCGGAACTTCTTTCGGACCACCAGGGTAACACTCTTGACCACCAGCTTGTAGCCGAAGGTTTGATGGTGACAGAGGCCAATGCGGAGACCATCATCCACCAGCAACTTCCATCCGAGGCCGTTTCTTTGCAGATGGATGAGGATGACGACGGCAGGAGTAGCTCCGAAGATTACCTCATGATTTCAT tGGACGAGGTGGGCGAAAAGCTGGACATAGGAGACACCCCTCTGGAAATTAGCACTGAGGTGATGGAAGACAAGGAGGACAAAGAGGAGGATGGCGCTGAAGTCATCAAAGTCTACATTTTCAAAGCAGAGGCAGATGATGATTTGG GGGGAACTGAGGTGATCACCGAGGATGATTACCAAAATGGTCACCCTGACCTCGAAGCTGCGTCGTCGGGAAGACTCGGGGTGGGCCGCGACAAGATGGTCTACATGGCCGTCAAGAAGCAGCCCAAgatagaagaggaggaggaggacgacgatgacgagagcgacgatgatgatgacgatgacgacacCA GTAATACGATAGAGCAGGTGAAGAACGGAGCCTCCACGCAGTTCCTACAAATCCGAGAAGGTTTGGCCATGAACCGTGTCCTCAAAGCAAAagccaagaaaaagaagaaaggggACATCCGCCAGTGTCAAACGG CTGTCATCATCGGACCCGACGGCTTGCCTCTGACGGTTTACCCGTGCCACATTTGCGGGAAGAAGTTCCGCTCACGAGGCTTCCTGAAATGCCACATGAAAAACCACCCCAATCACCTCCTGAAGAAAAAGTACCAGTGCACAGACTGCGACTTCACCACCAACAAGAAATTGAGTTTCCACAACCATCTGGAGAGTCACAAGTTGTTGAGCCACAACAGCGAGCGCTCCCCGGAATACACGGAGTACACGCGGCGCTATCACGAGTCCAGCCCGCTGGGCTCGGACAAGCTGATCGTCAAGGACCGCGAGACCAAGCTGCATCACTGCAAATATTGCGACTACGAGACAGCCGAGCAGGGCCTCCTCAACCGTCACCTGCTGGCCGTGCACAGCAAGAACTTTGCGCACGTGTGCGTGGAGTGCGCCAAAGGCTTCCGCCACCCGTCCGAGCTGAAGAAGCACATGCGGACCCACACGGGCGAGAAACCCTATCACTGTCCGCACTGCGAGTTCCGCTGTGCGGATCAGTCCAACCTAAAGACTCACATCAAGAGCAAGCACGGCGCCGACCTGCCCTTCAAGTGCAGCCACTGCCCGCAGGCGTACGCCGACGCCCGTGAGCTCCAGCGCCACATCGAGATGGTGCAAGGCCACAAGACGCACCAGTGCCCGCACTGCGATCACAAGAGCACCAACTCCAGCGACCTGAAGCGCCACATCATCTCGGTGCACACCAAGGACTTTCCCCACCAGTGCGACGTGTGCGAGAAGGGCTTCCACCGGCCGTCGGAGTTGAAGAAGCACGCCGAGACGCACAAGGGCAGCAAGGTGCACCAGTGCCGGCACTGTAACTTCAACGCCCCCGACACCTTCACCCTGAGTCGCCACATTCTGTCCCTGCACACCAAGGAACTGCCGTTTAAGTGCAAGCGATGCCGGAGAGGCTTCCGACAACCGGCCGAgctaaaaaaacacatgaagACGCACAGCGGCCGCAAGGTTTATCAGTGCCAGTATTGCGAGTACAACAGTACGGACGCTTCGGGCTTCAAGCGCCACGTCATCTCCATTCACACCAAGGACTACCCCCACCGCTGCGACTACTGCACCAAGGGCTTCAGGAGGCCTTCGGAAAAGAGCCAACACATAGCCAGACACCACAAAGACATATTAATGTAA